One Coffea eugenioides isolate CCC68of chromosome 2, Ceug_1.0, whole genome shotgun sequence genomic window, CTGAGCTTGAAGAAAGCTCCTTACAAGGAATCTAGCATGTTGACCGTGTAAGTAATTGCAAAGACAGAGAACTTCGTTATGATCATGCAGAAGGATCCCAATTCTATATGAACACTAAATTATCTCTATCAGTTTTATGTAAGTTGAAGgctccataaaaaaaaaagagtggcAAGCCCCATAAGCATCAATATCAGGAAAATTCATCTGCAGAACCTTATCAGACACACTACAAAGTTGGCAGCATACCTGAGCGCACTTGAGGAAATAATAGCGTCAAGATTAAACTTAGTTTCATCTTTTATTGGGTATAGTTTTCAACCCACAGCCTTTATCAATCTAATATAACGTCCACCAATGGTGCCTTCTATGAGATACTTAATACAGATAACACGTGTCTTGAATGAATTTAAATGTCTAACTCATTATCCAACTCcaaatgaaagcaaaatcacATCAAGGTAGTGATTACTTAGCTATAGTATGAGAATATGATGCCAATTTCATATCCAAAAAGCGAATATTGTAATAAAAAGTGCAACTATGACACCAATCAGCTGATAAAGAAACAGCAAAAAGATAGGAAGTGTGCAAACCTTGTGCCACGGATGTGGCTTTATCTGAGGAAACTTAAATTCAGTGTAGTTTGGGTTCATGCATTTTATCTCCTCTCTGGTAGGTGTTCCTAAAACCTGCCCAAAACACAAATTCACTCAAGGTATTAGTCTGACTTTGTTTGCTGCAACTCTTAAAAGATACTAATGGTGATATAAGCAATTTATGTACTAAACAAGCTTATGCACATTAGAGTAATCTTCTTTCTAAAGTTGTTAGGTAACAAAAGATTTGCAAGCATTTTCAAGCCTTAAACCCAGCAACATTTTTTCTCTGAGTTTGAGATGATAAAAAGGAAGTGCAAAATCCTTCATGGAATTTTCAAGATCAGGAATATCTGCATAACCCGTCCAAACAGTTCCAAGACATAAATCGGAAATTCAAAAACATTTTCATTTCATACACTggtaatacaaaattccaaaaatCACAAACTATGTTCAAATTCAGTATTGAGGTAAACGTCCCATGAATTGAATGGTGATGAAAGTTATCCAAAGAATGTTTTGAAGCATTAAAGGCCAGAGAAAATTACCTTTATAATCTCAACTAGTTGGTCAACTCCACTCTCTCCAGGGAATAAAGGCTGTTATGGGAATTGGAGATACGAGTCAAAATAAATactgattcaaaattttcagcaagAAGGGGTAAGCCTAACTATGGACCGCTAGACCTACCTTTCCAAGAAGTAATTCAGCCATCACACAGCCTGTTGACCAAATGTCAATAGCAGTTGTGTATTCAGTGGCACCAAATATGAGTTCAGGAGCACGATAATATCTTGAACAAATGTAGGACACATTGGGCTCCCCTTTCACCTAATAGTTTAGTTAGAGAAACCAAACTGCATCAAAGCAACAACAAGCCAATTCCCTTTCTCAAATGAGCAAAACATTAACGCATAAGACTAACCAAAACTTTTGCACTCCCAAAATCACAAAGCTTTAGCTGATGTGTATGAGGATTCACCTGAAATATTAAGATAGAGCTAGTTAAACTAATAAAGACGTCAACATTAAACCATCAATCATTCTGCCCCAGTTGGAGCATACCAATGCACCCCACTTAATGAGAAGAACATCATCTCTAAACCTAAGCGTTCTCTAAGTTTTCATCACAATAACTCTTCGCATGACTATTGTACTCCTGAGTCTGCTATACTATAATCCTGAAGTTCATTCATCACATCAAGCCAAAccagaagagagagagagagagagagagtatatCACATTAAATAACTGCATATAACTTTACAGTACATAGCTTTATCAACTTTGAACTTGTATTAAGTGATAATCTTTCAGTTGTCCTACCATGTTTATCAAATCTCAGAGAGCTGAGAGGAACAATCATTATAGGCTTGGATGACAAGAGTGGATTGAAAAGGAAACAAGAGAAGGTAAATTGAAGTTATAAAAGGAACaacaagaaaaaatgaaggtaaaaaaaaaaaaaaaaatcgcacTTACTATTAGTGTCATATTGATCTGGAGACCACCCATCTAGATAATTATTCCTATGTTTTTGGCACATCAGATGCTACCTCCACAGTAATATCTATACCTAAGTATGAATTCTTTCATGTAAAGAATACATATTACATGGGCAATATCCATCTACTTTGGTCAAGTCTCTTCAAATGGATGTAAGTTTACATATATTCACTCCTTGAACCGAAAATGCACATACTCTGGAATTATTAACATTATCAACTTACATGGTATTTGGAAAGTGGAGATTCTCTCTTAAAACCTTCTGAATTAAGAAATTAACTTCATAGTTTGGTAGCAATGAATTAACGCACAGATAAGGAACTAAAGTACATTAGATTAAGCTTGACTAAATCCCTGTGTGTAGAATGTATTGTGAGATGCAAAATATAACCTTATCAAGGACATGAAAACTAAACAGTAAATGATGTTTCTATTTCACAATTATGAGCTATGATCTAACATAACAGGATGAAGCACATCCCGAATCATCCCATCAGATGCTGAAGTATGAGTGTGAAGTTGCTCTAGCGCAATAGGTTGAGCTTTTTAATACCATCTCATCAGATGCAGAAGTACTAATGCCAACAATCAAGTCCTCAACAGTAAAGAAGAAAACCTTACCAGTAAATTCTGAGGTTTGATGTCACGGTGACAAATTCCTATGCAGTTGTGAATATATGCCAACGCCCTGCATATCTGCACCCAAAATAAGAAGTCATGAACATGAAAAACGCCAAAGAAAGACAATTAGCATATTGTAGCACCAAATGCCCTAAACTTTCACTGTTGCAAGCCTGGGAAGTCTAGATTAATGAATTGTTAATCCTGCCAGCAGAGATGTTATACTCTGTTTCACTTCTGTGATGTCCCAGCAAAATCAGGATAAACATATATAAAACCCTCCTCTCCAATAATATAACATTTTAGGTGACATCATAATCTTGCATGTAAAGGTATCTAACTCTTAACCATTTGGCCTGGAGTAAAGAAGCCACCAAGACTAATACCATTTTTGAAGGAGTTGTTCAAGAGATGCTGGACAAGCTGTATACTTCACATAAAATATAACTGTACAAGAAATTAATGAATTTAAAAGAGTTAAACTTTTCCAAGATCCATCTCTTATACTACATTAAGGCACACAAATTGGGAATGGGAGGAGAGACTGACCCATACACAATTGGACATTCTCCAGAGTAAGTAATTGCAGAAGCACCAACAGATATGAGGCTGAATAAAAGTTGTCATAGAAAATTTCAAGGAATAAGATATTACATGCCTGGTATGTGTAAAGTTTGACATAAATCAATGGCATCCTTTGGTTCATCCTATTGTATTGTTTGGCTATACGATTCACAGTTTCAGGTACAAATTCAAGGACAAGATTCAGGTATAGCTCTTCTTTGTCTGTTGTTGAAAAGAAAGAGTGCTTAAGGGAGACAACATTAGGATGGTCAAGCATCTGCATAATTTGCAACTCCCTGTTCTTGTAGCGCTTGTCCTGAAGCACCTTCTTGATAGCAACAATTTCTCCAGTTTCTCTACATTTTGCCTGTAAGAAAGTAATTACAACCAACAAAACCATACAAAAAACGAGAAAGAAATGTAGCAAATGATGAACTAAGAAAGGAATGTAGTAGAACCTACTTGGAACACAACACCAAAAGAACCAGTTCCAATAACATGTTCGGCAATGTAACTTATGACCTGTCAATCATCATAACATTACATACAGTAGAAGTCAGTAGTACTCGTGACACCATATATGAGCTTCCAGCCTCACCTGTTTGGCTTGACCACTGCGTCCACCTATAGTCGTCCTTATAACATGTCCTGTTTCAGCACCCACACCATCAATTATATCTGGTTCACTATCCTGCATCACAACAGACATAAAAAGAGGCCTTTTCTTATAAGTAACTATTTAACAAAGTCCTTTTATGAGTCAATATGACACAAGCATTGAGCCACAAATGCTCAGTTGATGAAGAATGAAAGTATGACAAATGCATTTAGCAACATCATTTTTTGGGTGGGTCCTCTCAAGCAATTTCAGGTCAATAATTCATTATGCGTAAATTCTCACCCTATCATCCTCATCATGGTCAACCCTGTCCCTCAATCTCATTGCAAGCATCTCCCTTCCGAGCCAATCTAATGAACTGGATGATCCTTTGAAGCCATTAGCACTTCTGGAACTTCCAACTCCCCCGTGTCCAAGACCAGCAGATGCCATATATCACCACGTTAAGTATTAGAGAAGTTAATATTTGCCACTTTCCACATGGTTGCTCATAATTTGGCAATCAGTCCAATGTAAGAAACTCTCCACCTAGCATTATAAGAAAGTCTCTTCAGTGAAATTTAGTCAAACACTAGGCCTCATTAAACTCAGAAAGAATGCAAACCAGTATGAATGCACCCAACTGACTAGTGACGGATATAGAAATCCTGATTCCAGAAAATTACAGCAGTTCTAATTGAACTAACAAGCCAGAAATATGGAACAGCAcaataaatgagaaaaatatcACTGCTTAAAAGATATTTTTTTCAAAGATATTAAAATTGCAAACATCCTCCAAAATTTACAATAGCCCTTGAATTCAAACTGTTGAGTTTACCAATGAATTTCCACTTACCCAGCAATGAAATAGCACACAGAAAATCATCAcccataaatttttttttttcccttttttgccTTTATAGGAACAAGAACAAGGTTCATGGTATAGTAGTTTACATCAGATACACAGACCCAAGATTACAATACTAcccaaaggaaaaagaaaaaaaaattaaagaaatttctAACTGAATCAGATCCAATCACGCCAGATGGTAACAAAATCAGGTTGTACCAGTACCTTGTAACGTAAAAATCGAGAATGAACAAAAGGAGAACGGATAACTGTAAGTACACTGAATTAAAATTCAAGACAATTGTAAAGACAATATAATGGAAGGAAAGGCGAAAACGGAGTGACCTTGATAAAATTGAGTCGGAGCTGGAAGCAGAAGATTCCCAGcatctctttctctctcttacAAACCACCACCCTTTTACTAGCTTTTTCCTTCGTTACATTAATTTAAACCCCAAATGAAGCAATCAACTCATAAACACACACCAGACCAAAGTCACTAGAGTACGATAATTAAagaaataatcccatgaaattACAGCAAGAGAGATACATATATACCTccatacaccatctatacataCATGAGACttgagggggagagagagagagatacaGGCGCAGAAGAAAAGTGAGTGTGCGAGTGTGGACTGTGGAGTGAAAAAGAGAAGATCAAAAGGTCAGAGAGTGACCGAGCGTGAACTGTTGTTTTTGATTACCACCACtttaattatttgtttattaATCAAAAGCTTTTGAATTAACAAAACATTTAATCTAAAGTTAACGGGTCGTTTGTTTTACTCCGCCTGGTGTAATTCTTCTACTCGTTAACGTTGGCGTCAGTCCAGGAATTACAAGTCTTTGAAATCAAATCCCCTGTTCCTTGtccatttttaaaaaaaaaatagtactaccattttttgcatttaaaattttgctcattttttttAACTGGAGTATCTTTTTTTATCTCTTATATattaaatcacaaaaaattTCCAAAGCATTTTCAATCCAAACGCACTTAATTGATTGATTGATAGAATTTTATTCTATTATTAGTATATTTGGTTTTGTTAAGCTTTTTCAGAAAGAATTATAGGGGTGTTTGCTCCTCTTATTAGTACAACTGCAACAAACAATTGATGAGTGAAGGAACGCAAACAATTGTCAGTAAAAATCATTTTCTGAAAGATGTAGGCTCCGTTtgaattagctgttttttgaaatattttttgtaatattttttgaatattaaaaaaaattagactatTTTTTAGAGtatcttttagagtactttttaaaaaattttatttagtATTTGAAAAACCGAAGGATCCAAACAAAGCCGTAATTTCTTTTAAATAGATTGTAATTCATTCCGAACGATTTGTACAACCATATAACAAACAtatcatgtatatatataataaagtcgtattcCCATTCTCATCCTTTTAGTTTAtctctttcctacgtggcttaTTGACATAGCAAGTAGGTGCAACGCACTCTATGAGTTAATTCCCTAATAACCTACGCTATTCTATCCCTGTTTTTTCTCTTGACTTTACAATTCTAGATAATCCTTTTATAATTATTTCTTCTATTCTCTcaccttttttttccttaaccCTAATCGTCAAGCCTAAATTTCCTGGGgattagtataaataattttaaattatGTTTTTAACTCTCTCTCATCTTCAACtcaaaagtttgaaattttttgagtttgAAATATCAATTCAAATATTATATTATCTTTGTCAGATTATCACTATCGAAGATACTCTACATTTTTACTCGTATATATGGTTCTTGATCTATTACTCATCACTTTATCAAGCAGTGCAGATGTTTACTCTTTTCCacaatttttttggaaagttttttttttttacttcaatGCAAGGACCGGATTTGGAACTTCGTTTTTATTCCCTTCAATGCAAGGACCGCAATTGGACTTTGTTTATACTCGCTGTATGTAGTATGTAATTTCCTACACCTTCTTCATAGCTAAgtcattgaatttgaattttctaaGTCTTCAAAAGTTACAGTTTGGTTTTTATTTCTGACAAggtttttgtaattaatttgtTATTTCAATTTATGGATTCACTCTTTAATTCAAGTAGAACACATATTGCTTTTTTGGTTAGTGATTTAAAAATGGCCTTTTAAACTATGTGTTTTCACACGATTTTTTAATTGcctttgacaatttattaattgTCTTCAACAatgtattaaatttttttattttctagatttttggggttaaaaaaaatttgtgcagttttcaatgttttttttaCACTTTGGTAGAAAGCTTCTAAAGAACAAGAAGGTGTGACTGATTACATAAATgacaaggcatcaagttcattGTCATACAGCAGTTCACATCATGCAATATACATCAGACTATTtagattttttatgtttttgactTACTAGCAAAATACATCTTATGTTTTCGTTTTGGTTTCTATTAGCCATGAACAGATTTAGAAGGTTGTTGTGTTCTTATAACTTGATTGATTCTGAATTCTTATCTTTTATTAATATTTCATTcggcttcttttcttttcacattaACCTTTGAGCCATTTATATTAAgtaccaaaattgatgttttggTAATGGGCTGGCCATTCTTTTGTTTACAGAAGATCGGCCAAGATTTGATCTTccttattttcaagtttttaaatGTCATCATATtgtcaattttttattttgttttttgcattttcgaattattaatcattgaattagatgtttaaatttacattataagactatttttgaataacaatGTATTTAAGAAAGgttataatagattatacaaAAAGTTTGTATTTTAtgcaaatatttttatgaactacattaaataatttattatttttagacaATTCCCATCCAACGAatgggtacaaaactagttttATGTTTAGATACTATTCATGTGAGTTGTACATTTTAGTTGCGTCATTGACAATCGCTCGTCGCTTGTCCATATCACCTAATGTTAGCCTTCTTCAACGACCCTTCAA contains:
- the LOC113761127 gene encoding shaggy-related protein kinase kappa; protein product: MASAGLGHGGVGSSRSANGFKGSSSSLDWLGREMLAMRLRDRVDHDEDDRDSEPDIIDGVGAETGHVIRTTIGGRSGQAKQVISYIAEHVIGTGSFGVVFQAKCRETGEIVAIKKVLQDKRYKNRELQIMQMLDHPNVVSLKHSFFSTTDKEELYLNLVLEFVPETVNRIAKQYNRMNQRMPLIYVKLYTYQICRALAYIHNCIGICHRDIKPQNLLVNPHTHQLKLCDFGSAKVLVKGEPNVSYICSRYYRAPELIFGATEYTTAIDIWSTGCVMAELLLGKPLFPGESGVDQLVEIIKVLGTPTREEIKCMNPNYTEFKFPQIKPHPWHKVFQKCLPPEAVDLVCRFFQYSPNLRCTALEACIHPFFDELRDPSSRLPNGRPLPPLFNFKPQELEGIPAETVRRLIPEHARRQNLFMALHS